Within Mytilus edulis chromosome 10, xbMytEdul2.2, whole genome shotgun sequence, the genomic segment TTCTTTTTTATGCACCGGCGGAAATCAGGGGTGATTGACGGGGTCATCGAATACCTTTGTTAAACTAGATACCGTAAGTATGATTGAGACCAATTAGGGCATAATATGGACAGGAAGATTCAGAAAATAAGATTTTAGATAAAGTTAACAcatgacgacgacggacgattgCCGAAAACGGACACTAAGAGCAAGGTGAGCTAACAATCAATTCTTCGGGTTTGCTTTTTTGAAGATTAAATTTTAACTTAGAAACAAAATTTCGGACGAGtattataatttcaaaactaAACTAAGATTCTAATTTCTAAAAGCAAAGGATTCATTTTGACTATCGTTCATAGTATTACATAGTATTTCTATCTGAGAAATTGTTCGAATAAAAAATCCATCCTAAAATAGAAATTACGAAACAAGATAATATATTGTTCTCACCATCGTTCggtttttttagattttttttcctttttgttttcttcttctatcTCTTGTCTAATTTTGTCTCTCAATTCTGTTAAATTTTTATGATACCTCATATCAAGTTCGACCATATCTAAAgcgtttttttcttcatattgatCATGTAGCTTTTCGATTTGATCTATTTGCTCTGCTTCCATTTCTAGGAGTCTCCTATCAGTGTCTTCACGAAGTCTTCTTTCAGTGTATTTACGAAATCTCCTCTCAGCGTCTTCAAAGTTCTTATTCGTGTAGTATGTATTTAACGATTCGTTAATTTTGAGGACAATGTCTACCAAATGATTCCTTTGTCCTTCTTTGTCCAGAGGGGATGGATTCTTATTATCAAACGCTACTACTCTATTATCACATTGTTGTAGAAATGATTTCAAAATAGTGTCAGAaccaatatattttttcaaagttgttttttcttctttcaaaatATCAGCGCCTGTGAAAACTACAATAGCGTACTGGTAAAACTTTTtcccaaatatttcaaaaaaatcttgaaaacaaCTTTTGTCTTCCTCAGTAAACCGTAATGCAGctgacaaaatgaaaataattgcaTGAATTCCAGGGGCTCCTATTTGTGTACAGATTTTGATTTCATCCCGTACATTCTGACGATTATTCTCTTTTGAGGAAGCATACAAACCTGGAGTATCAATAACTAATATTGACctattgtttattgttgttcGAAGTGACTTCGTATTTTTTGTCACCGAATTTGATTTTCGTTTTGCTTTAAATCCGTTATAGCCGAGAATCATGTTTCCTGTAGAACTCTTTCCGACTCCAATCTTACCAACTAGTACAATTCTTAATTCCTCGTCAGCTAAATTAAAGAATAATCTAATAAGTGTAGTGTTATTAGTGCGATCataataatgaataataataatgtgTTTTGCATAGTATTATGAGTCTGAGAATCGAGttcaattttgtaataaaaaaaacttttacattttCGGATTTGTCATGTTACCCAATCTTTAGATTTCTATGACAACCGACACGAAAACAAACTATTTATATATGGTTGTTAATAAAAGGCTTTCAATTTAACTAGCTAGCGGTAAAATACGTACTTACAGGtaattcaaattaaattattgtatCGATAAATATCTTAGTATTACTTTGCTGGGTAAATATAGAAGTCCATATGCTAAATTTATAGCATATGTTGCTctgaataaaattgaaactggCAGATATGAaggtaaaaatgtaaatgaaaggtttagttttaactgtagaaaacatgatttaaatataattgaagataaaaaaaaaaatgttttataagaatGTACAGTTTATGCAGATTTACACGATATTTGTTAACAGTGTATGTAATATACAAATGATGTTTAGTAATTTGAGTAATGAGGAAAATGTTTTAATTAGTTTTAGGATGACaaagtttgttattttacatttttatttaagagaatgtgtattttatactcgtgaaaaagtgaaaataatgttttggttttttatatattttttggtgttttatgctaagatatattgatatatgcTATAGATGTAATATAAATGTACTTTAATGTGTGTGTTACAGTCTCTCATAAATTGTTTTATAGTGGCTCTTTTATAAATAGatttgttattattatattgtttttttctatcaaatgttttagagaggtgagactctaataatgtttctgtttttttttatgttgttgttgtAAGATAACAATCAAATTGGTATTTTTTTAGTAATTATCCGTAAGATGAGATTCAACCGTTTTGCCATTTTCCTATCATTCTTTAATGTAAgaaatctagattttttttatcattgagagagaaaatgaaaattacacGTTATGACTTTCCTTCATCTGAAGCGTTTTATGGATCAACTTTCAAAGTAACGGTCTATCCAATATTTGAAAGCTAAGAATGTACGAAATAAGGTAACGGCTTTAATTCAGTTTATCGAGAGAGATGATCATGAAAGAATAACTACCGGTGGTCAAGCATTGCGATCATATCGTGAACGATCTAGTAACTGATCGTGAATATCGAGAAGACACATATTCCGTCAATAAATAATCttatttaatcaatttttatgaaaaatattggaaaaaatatctataaaaacgGTCCAACATTCTAGCTATACGTACGCTTGGATACCTTCTTTAAACAAGTGAATATTTATGCTTGTAATCTGTATATCAACAGATTTGATTTACATGAGTTATTCATCATCAATTGTGTTTCTTATTagaactataacatgtataatgttcgATGCCATTGAATTTGATCTTTTGATAATACCACTCCGACTAGAATTCTTATGATACTATAAGGGTGTCTGTTTGCCTTGCataagtttttattttgtttgaaaagttAAAATTGTTTCATCTGATGCCCATTAAATGTTTAAGCAGTCATTTCTGTAAAACTAAGATTCTTgctgatttttgtaaaatttgccagaaaaatattgttaaaaacgtAAAATTAAAacgcaactgtcatattcctgacttgacacATGATTTCCTTATCAAATGATTGGTTAAATCTGGGTTTCTTGCTTGCTTATACATCCGCTTACTTGTTTGAGAGTTGTTTTCATTGAGAGTTGTTTCATGTTCCGTAGTATTGCCATTTTATGGGAGCAACATCAACATAATAAATTCGCCATATCTGGCATCAAACACCATTTATCAGAGACATACAACACAGCTTAACCAAATTAAACGTTCGATAAATAtcagaagatgaggtatgagtgccaatgagacaactgtccatccaattcacaaattgtaaaagtaaaccattataggtaaaagtacgggcttcaacacggagccttggtctACACCAAACAAGCACACTAATCGAATCAAACAAATACTCCAgcgaaaaggaaaaaaaaaatatgtagttGATTATACAACCTGTATAGTAAAGCACAATGAAGGAGCCCCTTAAGTgtcatgtaaatataaatatgttcGTTTGCCGGATATAACATTTTGCACGCACCAGTTTATAAACTCGTGCGCACGACTTTCGAACACGGATGCAAAACTTTCAAACTGGCGCGCAAGACTTTTAAACACGTGCTTACGACTTTTCAAATGGTGTTCACGACCATCAAAATCTAATGTGCATGACTTTGAAACTGGAGCGCATGACTATCCAAATGGTACGCCCGCATGAAGATCGTATGAGTTTAGAAATGTATGCTTCATAGACAGATGAAGTTGGTATATCGATGCTAAGATGAGGacatttcatattttcataattgaaatcatctcgtttggCATAGACTCTGGTATTATTAGATGACAATTGTAGTCAAATTTAGGGTATGTTTCTAAAAACTATGCAGATGACGATTTGTATGGGTTGTCTAAAATATCTAGTTCATGACTATTAATGGGGTCAAATGAGAAAAGTCCgcattgttaatggaaagaacgtCTTTAATACACATTTGTGTTAAATTAGATGAAACAGCTTATTCGTtctaatataaaattaagaagatgtggtattactgtcaataagacaactctacacaagagaccaattgacacaaTATTTAACCACTATAGGtaattgtacggccttcaacactgagttAAATCCATACAGCTATAAAAGACCACaaaatgacatatgtaaaacaattcaaacaagaaaactaacagcctcattaatgttcaatgaatgaaagacaaatataatatacaccaacaaacgacaaccactgaattacagactcctgaatTGGGACATGCACCTACgtaatgtagcggggttaaacttGTTAAAGACCCTCTTTTTAATCTTGGACAGTGGTGTCACAGATCAACAAttgaacaaactttaaaattcagttgaaaagggTTTAACTTGACAGATCgataaaagtaacaaaaaaaaaccagaattgACTTATGCATCTCTATAACCCTTTCGAAAACAAAAGCACACACAATAAGATATTTCCTGTAGAAAACCACAAGACCCTTTTTGCTCCCCTTGTTAATTCCACATTAACACATTAGAGGCATCACACATTATGTATACATCATATTGACCTATCGACCATTTATGTTGCTACAGGTCTATTATCTTGGATTGCATAGTTACGCGTAGCATAACCTTATAAATGAAAATAGATCTAAATATGGgtataagtataaatatatatatataaatcaccAACCAACCATAAAGCAATGATTTGTTATTGTCCTTTCGCCATATTTATATCTTCTCCTTTCTGGTAAGAGCCAAtgataaaatattcttaaaagtaccaaaaaaaaaaaacaataaaaaaatgttcactGCACAATTTGTTTGTcaaaaaccaagatttttattCTTTCTAATAACAAATAAATTCGGAAAATTGATGAAATGTAAAGAATTATGCAAAAGAGTGAATTTCGCAAGAACATTTTTTATAACACAAATATGTACCTACCTTTACCTGGTACCTGTATTAATGGCAAAGCTTGTCCTAAATCACGTTTTATGCTcactgaaattataaaaaagagcCTTTGATAACGTAAGTGCCATATTTTCCAtaagtcaaatataaaaaagtctTACactaaaattgaataaaacacaAAGATTGGTCACCCTTCTTATGGAAAAGAACCTGAAAGATGTTGAAAGTAGGGAACGAGGAGTCATTTAGCCACAAGACAACACATTTAAATGCCatgaaaactaaattttaattaGTTCAAATCAAATAGATATACACGTAGAACCATTCATAATGTCTTTTTGTGAATCATTCGTCGCCCACATCAGGTTGAAATTATATTCTACTGTTCATTAAGAAGAAAGGTTAAAAAATGTATGAGATGcataaatgtacaaaatattaagCTTGTATTGGGTTTAAACATGGGCGTTGCAAATTGATTGTAGAATGACTAACAGTACTGTGCTTCAATTTCTTTTAtaactaaaatataatatatttggtCAACATTGAAATTGAGATAAAAAAGTATATgggtaaatatttgaaaaaatgacGTGTCCTCGACACACATAACAGCTCTTCTTAAGGAATTTCGCCTGTCATGTTTTTGGATTTTAGTCAGATTTTCataatcctctggttttatccatttgaatgacTTAAGAAATTTGCCCATTGGCCccaatttctttttataaatcttgtacatgcataatgataagccatctgtaaaagtctaattattttttaatagtttttgagaacttaaatttgtcaatgataaagctatgaaaagccaagagagaatattttccagccaaaatttcaatggctaatatctcgaaaacaagcactttgatctatacatttttatttgcTCTTTTCATTCCTGTATTAATttcctatcaatataaactagtgttctgaaaagtttattattttgaaactgagtagcgaactccCTTAATAACCTTACgcaattatatcaatttttttcaatgtaaGAATATGCTGTTCGACATTCATTTTCTCTGCTGGCACATCTTTTCTCGTCTCTTTTTGAGTTTATGCGATTCCTTtagtttgtggtttttttttggtaagcGTAGGTCATTAAAAGGATACATGCTTTATGATAGCCCTTATCTTGAAGAGCATAGATGCAAAATATGCTGACAATCTTTTAAAGTACTTATCCAGTGCGTGAAAAAAGAAGAAGCTTTAACCAATGGGACATTTAAAACTTATTATTTGAATAGAAATGACAAAACCATGACAATAAGCGGAAACGGATAAACAGTTCTTGCTCTCCATTTGGCAGCCGTCCTGTTTATAATGCAGGTGTGAAACTGTCGTGTGAAAAGTTTCATTCTGATAACAGAATTTAGAAATTGATGTCATAATGTGGTGTcatctttaaaacaaacatgCCCTATGTACACACTCGTAGTGGTGTTTACAAAGATTCGGAGAGTGCACATCAGCTTAATCAATAGCACCCTTGATtccataaatatttgtttagcaGCAACCCTCTGTCAGGGAAATCATTAACGGATAATTAGGCTTTGGAATATAACATATGAGGTAGATACTGTATATGCATGCCTTTTTTGGTTGTCGATACAATGTATCATAGTTTTTGTGTACAATATTTGATTTCAGCCGACCTTACCAACGATCAATAGAAAATTCTTTTATTAATGCCAATTTATCAGTCACATATATCGTATACTTTAAAGTGCAAGGGGATAACTACATTcaatacagttgggtgcagaccaagcattacatgtagacgggccgaaaaagttaacgcggcgtttactcgcgtgcacttcatgtaaacgccgagttaactgtgcgttaactccgaaattgcagtagacattaaaagtaaacgggcgtttactttcgcgtttacctccgcgttaacgcaaaaacggcgcgtcttctaattttgtaaagagtaaacgggcgtttactttcccgtttacctccgcgttaacgtggGAAAATGCACGTCTTCTATTTTCGTaataagtaaacgcgcgtttactgtttgtagtaaacgcccgttaacgcagattgtcatcgtaacctggatacactgacctaaaatatgaaatgataaggaacatcaaaaaaaatttttgtttgcatcaatttagagtgccagcatgtcctttgtttagtcaaaatattgaatcgtaaacaaaattcaatagttttcatatctcagacagactcatataataaaattatttgtccgcaacaacaaaaactgaccatataagcatttaataaagtaaatctatatagcagcatagtaaatgagttatattttgatgtaaggattgattgtataataaaataggtagcaatatttgaatattatgacttaaatattttgtttgcatcatttaagagtgccagc encodes:
- the LOC139492835 gene encoding uncharacterized protein, translating into MAESVKGSDFVSIKRDLGQALPLIQVPGKADEELRIVLVGKIGVGKSSTGNMILGYNGFKAKRKSNSVTKNTKSLRTTINNRSILVIDTPGLYASSKENNRQNVRDEIKICTQIGAPGIHAIIFILSAALRFTEEDKSCFQDFFEIFGKKFYQYAIVVFTGADILKEEKTTLKKYIGSDTILKSFLQQCDNRVVAFDNKNPSPLDKEGQRNHLVDIVLKINESLNTYYTNKNFEDAERRFRKYTERRLREDTDRRLLEMEAEQIDQIEKLHDQYEEKNALDMVELDMRYHKNLTELRDKIRQEIEEENKKEKKSKKTERCSVM